One genomic window of Quercus robur chromosome 6, dhQueRobu3.1, whole genome shotgun sequence includes the following:
- the LOC126690479 gene encoding putative F-box protein At1g65770 isoform X6 codes for MAVGYFLLRLHPSLPSQFSQPFPSATAEAKAKASLSHDEADHLHQQTICLLHEAIFYRLTPSASSDKGWLIKVEDCKMHLFDPHRERYESESDSPNILPNNFVLLDYRTVELTRAHTLEIQSLIPIGRVNKVVMFNDCHVFVVYGDGKLGHAKCGDESLTCLGEKDMEFDDVIVYEGQVYVVDRFGIVWWIKINDSTLDLVKFWNPCGSDCQKTQKHLVESDGTIYIVDRYLDREWRGRHYFCVVGFKVYKKNEWDEWVLEESLGDRAFVLRSDCSFSVSTREFFGYKGNCIYFTQQKRIHVFKLENNSITNADLNEDKVYIQTAL; via the coding sequence CTCTATCGCATGATGAAGCTGACCATCTTCACCAGCAAACCATATGCCTTCTCCACGAAGCCATTTTCTATCGTCTAACTCCATCAGCTTCTTCGGATAAGGGATGGTTGATCAAGGTTGAAGATTGCAAAATGCATCTTTTTGACCCACATCGAGAAAGGTACGAATCCGAATCCGATTCCCCCAATATTTTGCCCAACAACTTTGTTTTACTGGACTATAGAACCGTCGAATTAACTAGAGCTCATACCCTTGAAATTCAAAGCCTCATTCCAATTGGGCGTGTTAATAAAGTTGTGATGTTCAACGACTGTCATGTTTTTGTTGTCTATGGTGACGGTAAATTAGGCCACGCAAAATGTGGGGATGAGAGTTTGACCTGTTTAGGTGAAAAGGATATGGAATTCGATGATGTTATTGTGTATGAGGGCCAAGTCTATGTGGTTGATCGATTCGGAATAGTTTGgtggatcaaaatcaatgattcGACATTGGATTTGGTTAAATTCTGGAATCCTTGTGGGTCAGATTGTCAGAAGACACAGAAGCATTTGGTGGAGTCGGATGGAACAATCTATATTGTTGATAGATATCTTGATAGGGAATGGAGAGGCCGTCATTATTTCTGTGTGGTTGGTTTCAAAGTGTATAAGAAGAATGAATGGGATGAATGGGTTTTGGAGGAAAGCTTGGGTGATCGAGCTTTTGTTCTGCGTAGTGATTGTTCGTTTTCTGTTTCGACTAGAGAATTTTTCGGATACAAGGGGAATTGCATTTACTTCACTCAGCAAAAACGAATTCATGTTTTCAAATTAGAGAATAACAGCATCACCAATGCAGATTTGAATGAGGACAAAGTTTACATCCAAACTGCTTTGTAA